DNA sequence from the Hippopotamus amphibius kiboko isolate mHipAmp2 chromosome 1, mHipAmp2.hap2, whole genome shotgun sequence genome:
CCTCCCCGTAGAGGAGCACCGAGCCTCGGCTCCTGCCGGCGGGAGCCCCCGAATGCTGCACCCAGCCCCCCAGCAGAGCCCGTTCATGGTCGATCTCCACGAGCAGGTAGGTGGAACCCCACGCCCCACGCCCCCgccccactgcccccagcctctggcaagcGCTGGCTTCACCGTGCTGAGCTCACTGCACGATCAGGGAGGTGTCTTTAGGCCTGTCGTACAGGTTGgtaaacggaggcccagagaagggaagggccTTCCCTGGAGCTACACAGTGGATGGGTGGTAGAGctacagcccctcccaggctctcAGGAGGGCTCTCTGGGACCTGGAGCGGGGGGACAGCCAGGTCTGTACTGGGTAGGCCCCAgctagagaaagaaagggagctgGCCCGGCAGGACTTTCTCACTTGGGGGTAGCCGCGTGGCCTCCCTACAGTTCCTGGGTCCCTCTCCTCCTGCAGGTGCACCAGGGACCTGTCCCTCTGTCCTACACAGTCACCACAGTGACGACCCAAGGCTTCCCCCTGCCTGCAGGCCAGCACATCCCTGGCTGCAGCACCCAGCAGCTCCCAGCATGCTCCGTGATGTTCAGCGGGCAGCACTACCccctctgctgcctcccacccccggTGAGTGAATGCCCAGGCCTCCTGCTCCGCCCCCAGCTGAAGGCCCCAGGCACAGGCCAGTAGCAGAACTGAGCCGAGCTCACAGCGCCCACCCAGCTGTCAGCGTCTGCTTGGCTCCAGGCCACAGCCCTGTCCAGAAAAGGACGTGCGTTCACGTCCAGTGGGAGGGCATTTCAGAGGTTAGGGACGTCCCTGCATCCCAGTGCCTGCTTTGTGGTTTTTTGGAGTTGTAACTGTCCTTAAGAGCAAGATGCCCTGCCTGGAAGGTCTAGGCCAGGGATGGATGGTCCTGAGAACTTTGGTTGGGACCGCTCGCTGGGTGGAATGGCCCCTAGCCTGGTAACAACATAGACCCGGCCCAGAGCCCAGAAGAACgttctccagcctcctcccccttTCTCAGCAGCTGATCCAGGCGTGTACCATGCAGCAGCTCCCTGTGCCCTATCAGGCCTACCCTCAACTCATCGCCAGTGACCACTACATCCTGCACCCCCCGCCGCCagccccacacccccagcccgCTCACATGGCACCTCTTGGGCAGTTTGTGTCGCTGCAGACCCAGCATCCACGTATGGTGAGTCTGGGCAGTGGATCTGATGCCGGGGGGATGGCAAGCAGGGCAGGGAACGGGGGCTTCCCTTGTCACTGATTCTGGTGACCCAGCCctgcttcccccagcccctgcagcgCCTCGACAGTGACGTGGACCTGCGGGGGGATCAGCACCCCCTGGGGAGCTTCACCTACTCCACCTCTGCCCCGGGCCCGACTCTGTCCCCCTCTGTGCCCCTACACTACCTGCCCCACGATACCCTGCACCAGGAGCTCTCCTTTGGCGTGGTAagtgccaccccccacccaggaTCTAGGGTGACCGGGAGACAGGCCCGTGGCTGACCTACACCTGGCCTCCCTCTCGCAGCCATATTCCCACATGATGCCTCGGCGGCTGAGCACCCAGAGATACCGCCTGCAGCAGCcgctccccccgccgcccccgccgccccccccaccaccGTACTACCCCAGCTTCCTGCCGTACTTCCTGTAAGTAGCTGCACATCTGCCCCAGAGCTGTGGTGCTCAGTTCTCCTGGGGCCTCTAGTGGTTAGAGCCAAATACAGCCCCATGGGGTCCTGGGGCCTCTTGAGCCACCTGGCATCCTCCCCCAACCACACATGCGCACTCACGCTCACCAGCTGGGCACCCTGTCCTCCTGCGACATCTTGGGACAGACAGTGGGGTCCCTGGCGTGCACAGTGCAGAGTTCTGGGCTTTGTTTCATGGCGGGAGTCAGGGGAGCAGCTCTGCACCCCGTACACCTCCTGACCTTGACCCTGGGCCCGCGTACCTGTCTCCCCCTAGCTCGATGCTGCCAATGTCACCAACAGCAATGGGGCCCACCATCAGCCTGGATCTTGATGTGGATGACGTGGAGATGGAGAACTATGAGGTCCCGTggagccctgtcctgggaggtgggggcttgGGGGACCTCCAGCCCTGGCCGCCACtgaccctcccctcctgcccatgTCCAGGCCCTCCTGAACCTGGCAGAACGGCTGGGAGATGCCAAGCCCCGCGGCCTCACCAAAGCGGACATCGAGCAGCTTCCATCGTACCGCTTTCACCCCGACAGCCACCAGTCGGAGCAGACGCTGTGAGTGCCCTGCCCCCCTCCTACCTCATAGATGGGTTGCAGTGTTCCCGGGGTGGGGCTTCATGTTCTGCCATGAGCCTGCCCTTCCCATCAGTTTAGGGGTGACGCTCTGTGCCCTCCTCCCAGGTGTGTTGTCTGCTTCAGCGACTTCGAGGCGCGGCAGCTGCTCCGGGTCCTCCCCTGCAACCATGAGTTCCACACCAAGTGCGTCGACAAGTGGTTGAAGGTAACGTAGCCGCGCCAGCTCCCAAGTGTTCCTGGTGTGGTAAGGGAGGGTGGTGGACTGGAGGGCTtccctccacatcctcttcaacatCCAGAAGTTCTGGCTCCACTCGGGGAGCCAGGTCTGCACCAGGCAGCGGAACAGCCCTGGACCGGAGAGGGGTCAAGTAAGAGTGGAGCCTGATGTGTGGCTGCTCCCTGCAGGCCAACCGGACGTGTCCCATTTGCCGTGCCGACGCTTCCGAGGTGCCCAGGGAGGCTGAGTGAGGTTCCCAGCCGCCCAGGAGAACCCTGCCCAAAGCTCTGGAAACTCGGGGGGCCCGGGGAGGGCGTGGCCCAGGCCTGCCCTGCTGTTTCTGCATCTCCAGAGCTGGTGCCAGGGTCAGCCcgagagaagcccctgcaataaGCCCCTGCATTTGCCAAGCTCCAAAGACTCTCTCCCCGTCTGCCCACCAGTCTGCCCACCAGGGAGCGGTCTGAGTGTCGCTAACTCAGTCTCTCTCCTGTTTGCCCTCGGGTCTGTCTCCTTTTCCTGCCGGCACTGGGAGCCAGGGGTCCATTCCCCTAGTGCGGTGGGTGGAGATCCTTGGCCTCAGGCTGGGCAAAGGGGTCCTGTCCTGGGTCACCTGGTCTCTTGCACTGAAGTGGCGTGCCCTCTGCTCAGGTGGCACTGACAGGCGTGGGCAGACGGTGGCAGGAGGCCAGTGGGTCCTCCTGCCTTGACCCCAGACGGACTCAGGCAGCCAGCCCCACCCCGGCTGCTGTGAGGTGTGGGGCTGGCTTCCTAGAGGACCCTCACCCCGGGCACAGCGTTCCAGCCCCAAGCTCAGGCTGGAGGGCAGCAGAGCCAGCCTCCCAAGCAGGTGGGAGGCAGGCCCTGACCCGGGGCGCCATGTATCCCAAGGCGGCCCGGGCCAAGCCAGGGGGGAGTGACTTCCGGTGCTGCTGGTGGCCGCCGCTCCCTGGCAGTGACAGGCCCAGACCCCTGCCCCATCTCCCGTGTCTGTTGTTTTGCATGAACGTGAGGAGCAGcagcttttgtttattcatttggcCCAAAATTGCGTGTAGGATTTGAGGGTGTGGATTTTtaaacagtttcttttcttttggtttaacGAGGGGTATAGGGACCAACCAGGACCAAGTGCCCAGCGGGCAAGGAGGGGTCTGGTGGAGCCGCCTGGCCTGCATGCATGTGCGCGGCTGGGGCTGGGCCGGGTGGCTGGCAGTCATGGGCGGGGTTGGGGGGTTCTGTGCTCAGCTGATAACTGCCATGCACTGTACTGCACACGTCCCCAGAGCCTACCGGGACCGTACGCTTTTCAGGGCATTTCTCCCTCTCTAGCCAGGGCCTGTCTCCCACCTGCCTGGGTTGTGTCTcctccaaggaagtcccaggaggACAGGGTCCAGGGAGGGTGTGGACCCCACGTGCAGGGGCCGCCTCCCAGCctgagccctgccctccagggtctGGAGGAGCCCCCGTAGGGTCTGGCTGAGCTCCCCACCCTCGTCCTCCGTGGTCccattccttctcttcctcagccCCCACTGGGGTTGCTGTCCCGAACGAACCGCGTGTGGGGCCGGCACATCCTAGCAGGCAGCCCCTGGCGCCTGCTGCCTCAGGGATGCTCCAACCACCCTCGTTCTCCTGCAGCGGCCCTGGATCCCCGCCTCCCCTAGCCTGCCATGGGGCCCC
Encoded proteins:
- the RNF44 gene encoding RING finger protein 44 isoform X2; protein product: MQPWALAVTRWPPSAPVAQRRFSAGPSSGLGRFRGSAPGASSLWCSPGREGPLASPPAQDERLPSQQRPPRPAHLPVEEHRASAPAGGSPRMLHPAPQQSPFMVDLHEQVHQGPVPLSYTVTTVTTQGFPLPAGQHIPGCSTQQLPACSVMFSGQHYPLCCLPPPLIQACTMQQLPVPYQAYPQLIASDHYILHPPPPAPHPQPAHMAPLGQFVSLQTQHPRMPLQRLDSDVDLRGDQHPLGSFTYSTSAPGPTLSPSVPLHYLPHDTLHQELSFGVPYSHMMPRRLSTQRYRLQQPLPPPPPPPPPPPYYPSFLPYFLSMLPMSPTAMGPTISLDLDVDDVEMENYEALLNLAERLGDAKPRGLTKADIEQLPSYRFHPDSHQSEQTLCVVCFSDFEARQLLRVLPCNHEFHTKCVDKWLKANRTCPICRADASEVPREAE
- the RNF44 gene encoding RING finger protein 44 isoform X1, whose amino-acid sequence is MQPWALAVTRWPPSAPVAQRRFSAGPSSGLGRFRGSAPGASSLWCSPGREGPLASPPAQDERLPSQQRPPRPAHLPVEEHRASAPAGGSPRMLHPAPQQSPFMVDLHEQVHQGPVPLSYTVTTVTTQGFPLPAGQHIPGCSTQQLPACSVMFSGQHYPLCCLPPPQLIQACTMQQLPVPYQAYPQLIASDHYILHPPPPAPHPQPAHMAPLGQFVSLQTQHPRMPCFPQPLQRLDSDVDLRGDQHPLGSFTYSTSAPGPTLSPSVPLHYLPHDTLHQELSFGVPYSHMMPRRLSTQRYRLQQPLPPPPPPPPPPPYYPSFLPYFLSMLPMSPTAMGPTISLDLDVDDVEMENYEALLNLAERLGDAKPRGLTKADIEQLPSYRFHPDSHQSEQTLCVVCFSDFEARQLLRVLPCNHEFHTKCVDKWLKANRTCPICRADASEVPREAE
- the RNF44 gene encoding RING finger protein 44 isoform X3 yields the protein MQPWALAVTRWPPSAPVAQRRFSAGPSSGLGRFRGSPGREGPLASPPAQDERLPSQQRPPRPAHLPVEEHRASAPAGGSPRMLHPAPQQSPFMVDLHEQVHQGPVPLSYTVTTVTTQGFPLPAGQHIPGCSTQQLPACSVMFSGQHYPLCCLPPPQLIQACTMQQLPVPYQAYPQLIASDHYILHPPPPAPHPQPAHMAPLGQFVSLQTQHPRMPLQRLDSDVDLRGDQHPLGSFTYSTSAPGPTLSPSVPLHYLPHDTLHQELSFGVPYSHMMPRRLSTQRYRLQQPLPPPPPPPPPPPYYPSFLPYFLSMLPMSPTAMGPTISLDLDVDDVEMENYEALLNLAERLGDAKPRGLTKADIEQLPSYRFHPDSHQSEQTLCVVCFSDFEARQLLRVLPCNHEFHTKCVDKWLKANRTCPICRADASEVPREAE
- the RNF44 gene encoding RING finger protein 44 isoform X4 encodes the protein MQPWALAVTRWPPSAPVAQRRFSAGPSSGLGRFRGSPGREGPLASPPAQDERLPSQQRPPRPAHLPVEEHRASAPAGGSPRMLHPAPQQSPFMVDLHEQVHQGPVPLSYTVTTVTTQGFPLPAGQHIPGCSTQQLPACSVMFSGQHYPLCCLPPPLIQACTMQQLPVPYQAYPQLIASDHYILHPPPPAPHPQPAHMAPLGQFVSLQTQHPRMPLQRLDSDVDLRGDQHPLGSFTYSTSAPGPTLSPSVPLHYLPHDTLHQELSFGVPYSHMMPRRLSTQRYRLQQPLPPPPPPPPPPPYYPSFLPYFLSMLPMSPTAMGPTISLDLDVDDVEMENYEALLNLAERLGDAKPRGLTKADIEQLPSYRFHPDSHQSEQTLCVVCFSDFEARQLLRVLPCNHEFHTKCVDKWLKANRTCPICRADASEVPREAE